Sequence from the Paenibacillus tundrae genome:
TTCAATTTTGGCACTTTCAACAATGAAGGTATCATTCTCACGCACAATGCGGAAACCTTCATCCTCTTTTTTGTCCAAACTAAACACTTTACGTTCCGAAATATCCGCTACTTCTTCAACAACTGGTTCATCCGGGATCTGATCTAACAGATCAGCCGCACGGTACAACAGCTCTTGAATCCCTTGGCGAGTAAGCGACGAAATTGGCATAACTTCAATATCCGGATGAATCTCACGAACCTGTTGCAAGAACTTTTCTAGATTCTCTGCAGATTCCGGCATATCCATTTTATTTGCTGCCACAATCTGTGGTCTCTCCGCCAATGCAGAATTGTATAGTTTCAATTCATCGTTGATTTTTTGCCAGTCTTCAAAAGGATCGCGTCCTTCTGAACCAGACATATCAACCACATGCACGATGATACGAGTACGCTCAACATGGCGTAGGAACTCATGTCCGAGTCCGATCCCTTCATGCGCACCTTCAATGAGTCCTGGCAAATCTGCCATGACGAAGCTACGACCTTCGCCCACACCAACCACACCCAGATTAGGTGTAATAGTTGTAAAGTGATACGCCCCGATCTTTGGTTTAGCTGCTGAAACGACAGACAGTAATGTTGATTTGCCGACACTTGGGAAACCCACAAGTCCTACATCTGCCATTACTTTGAGTTCAAGCACGATGTATCGCTCTTCGCCTTCTTCACCGTTCTCAGCAAGTTCAGGTGCAGGGTTATTTGGTGTGGCAAAACGAATGTTACCGCGTCCGCCTCGGCCGCCTTTGGCAACAACAACCTGCTGACCGTGACGTGTCAAATCGGCCAGTACTTCACCGCTGTCCTCATCAACAATAACTGTTCCTGGCGGGATACGAACAATCATATTCTCCGCATTGGCACCGTGTTGACTTTTGTTACGGCCTTTTTCACCACGCGGAGCCTTGAAGTGTCGCTGGTAACGGAAATCCATCAACGTCCGCAAACCTTCATCTACGCGGAAAATGATGTCAGCTCCTCTGCCTCCATCGCCCCCGGCAGGTCCGCCGTTTGGTACATATTTCTCACGACGGAACGAAATAATTCCGTCTCCCCCGTCTCCGGCTTTCACATAAATCTTCGCTTTATCTACAAACATTGGTTAACCCCTTCTTCCTATATTCCACACGGCATTCGGAATTGTATAAACGTATCCTCAGACGGAAGTTGCTCCGTCCTGACTTTTTTTCCTTTAAGTACGGCTTCAAGATGCCTTACCGTTTCTGGATCGGGTGCTTGATCCCCGTCCAATCGGACAACCACATCTCCATGATCCTGTCCGAAGCTCAAGGTCAGTTTGCGAACCTCTCCCCAAGACGACCGGCCGCCGCCAAATTGATAGGCTCGAATTGCATCCGCAATCGCCCCCGTTAGTGACTCGCCATCCTCGGGAGAAACCAGAGCATTAAGCTGCAACTCTTCCTCAACTTCAACATGCAATTCCAA
This genomic interval carries:
- the obgE gene encoding GTPase ObgE; translation: MFVDKAKIYVKAGDGGDGIISFRREKYVPNGGPAGGDGGRGADIIFRVDEGLRTLMDFRYQRHFKAPRGEKGRNKSQHGANAENMIVRIPPGTVIVDEDSGEVLADLTRHGQQVVVAKGGRGGRGNIRFATPNNPAPELAENGEEGEERYIVLELKVMADVGLVGFPSVGKSTLLSVVSAAKPKIGAYHFTTITPNLGVVGVGEGRSFVMADLPGLIEGAHEGIGLGHEFLRHVERTRIIVHVVDMSGSEGRDPFEDWQKINDELKLYNSALAERPQIVAANKMDMPESAENLEKFLQQVREIHPDIEVMPISSLTRQGIQELLYRAADLLDQIPDEPVVEEVADISERKVFSLDKKEDEGFRIVRENDTFIVESAKIERMMKRMQLNSHEAILKLARTLRYMGVDDELRKRGAEEGTIVRIGDFEFEFVESSSYY